In Bacteroidota bacterium, the sequence AGCTACTGCTGTTAATAGAATCCAATACTTTTTCATTTCATTCAAATTTTAAGTTAAAATAATTTGCTAACAAGTGAAACATGCAGCAATATTATTTTAAGACAAGCTAAACCCAAAACTTTAGGGATACATGGCATACATTTGTGATGAAATGCATAAAGTTGATATGAATGGCAACTTTTAGGGATGAATTACATCTGTTGCCGATAAACACTCATTTTATCTTTTAGGCTCTTTGACAGGTTACGTGAAACGGGAATTTCCGTTTCTGTGTTTTTTAAAATCAATCTCAACCCCTGTGAGTTGCCTTTTACCTGAATAATCTTCTTGATGTTTACCAGAAATGCTCTATGGCACTTGACTAAAGAAGGAAATTTATCAAGTTGCATTTCTGTCCGTTTTAAGGCACATCTCAAAATTGTGTTTTTTAATTTATCATCTCTACTATAGAAAATCTCAATATAATTTCCGGTTGACTCGATATATAATAGGTTTGATAATTCTATTTCAAATTTATCTTTGTGGTTATCTGCGATTAAGTATACAATTTGTCTTTCTACTATGTCGTTTTTATTTATCAAGCTACTATTAAAGTCCTTTGCTGATTTTAAGTTTTGGGACAACATAATATTCTGCTGCAATATAGTAAGAACAATAATCGGTATAATGCCAACTACTAAAGTATAAAACTGAAAAATAAAAAATCCATACAAACTCCAAAACGAAAATAAAATACATGAATACAGGTAATTACCTAATCCAATTGTGAAAATTATCCAAATAAGCCATAATAATTGTTTTAATACGGTCCAATATTTTTCAACGAACCATTTTTTAAATATCCGTGAAACAAAAAATAAATTAATAATCAAAATAAAAAAGGTTACACAACCATATCCGGCTATAAAAAGTGTTTTATCTGAATTATGATACTCCGACAATCCAAACGGTTGAAAGATTAGCATGAATAATGCAATGAATAAGCTAATAGGAATAATTATCTTCCATTTATTCCTAAATTGCGGATAGGGTTGGTTTAAATATTCTTTAATCATGTCATCGAATAAGTCA encodes:
- a CDS encoding LytTR family DNA-binding domain-containing protein, with protein sequence MIKEYLNQPYPQFRNKWKIIIPISLFIALFMLIFQPFGLSEYHNSDKTLFIAGYGCVTFFILIINLFFVSRIFKKWFVEKYWTVLKQLLWLIWIIFTIGLGNYLYSCILFSFWSLYGFFIFQFYTLVVGIIPIIVLTILQQNIMLSQNLKSAKDFNSSLINKNDIVERQIVYLIADNHKDKFEIELSNLLYIESTGNYIEIFYSRDDKLKNTILRCALKRTEMQLDKFPSLVKCHRAFLVNIKKIIQVKGNSQGLRLILKNTETEIPVSRNLSKSLKDKMSVYRQQM